A genomic region of Colletotrichum destructivum chromosome 1, complete sequence contains the following coding sequences:
- a CDS encoding Putative dephospho-CoA kinase, P-loop containing nucleoside triphosphate hydrolase — protein sequence MLFIGLTGSIATGKSTVSSVLSSPPYSIPLVDADLLARKVVEPGTNGYAAIVKHFLPTTPELLVPASDTMPEAGPDGKGRPLNRPALGRRVFGDTEELKRDRSVLNGIVHPAVRAEMYKAIFRAYITGHWAVLLDVPLLFESGLDRLCGTVFVVAVKDPEVQMQRLMARDPHLSREDAENRVLSQTDVRLKARRCEARGPGKGVVLWNDGSKEDLRKDIREAIRQVQASSPVWWSWLLLACPPAAAALGAWQFWQNIRINKAWAEQERIEKAKL from the coding sequence ATGCTCTTTATCGGTCTAACAGGCTCCATCGCAACGGGCAAGTCCACCGTTTCGTCCGTGCTCTCCAGTCCCCCCTACTCCATccccctcgtcgacgccgatcTCCTCGCGAGGAAAGTCGTCGAGCCGGGGACAAATGGCTATGCCGCCATCGTGAAGCACTTTCTCCCCACCACCCCGGAACTCCTCGTCCCGGCCTCTGACACCATGCCCGAGGCCGGGCCCGACGGGAAGGGACGACCCCTCAACCGGCCCGCCCTCGGCAGGCGCGTCTTCGGCGACACGGAAGAGCTCAAGCGCGACCGCTCCGTCCTTAACGGCATTGTCCACCCGGCCGTTCGTGCCGAAATGTACAAGGCCATCTTCCGCGCCTACATCACCGGTCATTGGGCCGTCCTACTTGACGTCCCCCTGCTGTTCGAGAGCGGGCTTGATCGCCTCTGCGGCACCgtgttcgtcgtcgccgtcaaggacCCAGAGGTGCAGATGCAGCGTCTCATGGCACGCGACCCTCACCTCAGCCGCGAGGATGCCGAAAACCGCGTGCTGAGCCAAACGGATGTGAGGCTCAAGGCGAGGAGGTGCGAGGCCCGAGGCCCTGGCAAGGGCGTCGTGCTCTGGAACGACGGCTCCAAGGAGGACCTGAGAAAGGACATACGCGAGGCCATCCGCCAAGTTCAGGCATCGAGTCCCGTTTGGTGGAGTTGGCTGCTCCTGGCATGTCCTCcggcagccgccgccctggggGCGTGGCAGTTCTGGCAGAATATTCGCATCAACAAGGCCTGGGCGGAACAGGAGAGgatcgagaaggccaagctgTAG